A segment of the Streptomyces sp. NBC_00376 genome:
CGGGGTGCTGTGCCGCACCGGCCACCTGTGCGCCCAGCCCTTCGTCGACCGGTTCACCGACGACGAGGTGCTCCGCGTCTCCGGATATCTCTACAACGACAGGGATGACATCGACGTGCTGTTCGCCGCCCTGGACGACGTCCTCGACTACGTGCGGGGGCAGCGATGAGCGGATCCGTCCTGGACCAGATACGCAGGACCATCGCCGAATCCCCCGGGAGCACGGCGATCGAGGGCCCGGCAGGCGCCCTCGACTACGCCGGTTTCGGCCTCCGGGCCGAAGCGCTCGCCGCCCGGCTGCGCGCCCACGGCGTCGCCACCGGAGCACCGGTCGCCGTCCTGGCGAGCCCTTCCCAGGAAGGCGTCATCGCGCTCGTCGCCGTCGCGATGGCCGGAGCCGCGTACGTACCGCTGTGCCCCTCACTGCCCGGAGACCGGCTGCGCGCCATGGTCGAGGACTCCGGCGCGCGGCTGCTGGTGCACACCGGGGCCACCGCCCCGCTCGCCACGCTCGGCGTTCCGGCCCTGCCCGTGCTCGACGACTCCGCGCACGACACGTCGCAGCCCCCGGTTCCCGTTCCGGCCGAATCCCCGGTCTCGGTGATCTACACCTCCGGCTCCACCGGCCGGCCCAAGGGCGTACTGATCCCGCACCGGGCCCTGGCCAACCGCGTCGCCTGGGGCCAGCGGGTCTACCCGCTCGGCGCCGGGGACCGCGTCCTGCACCACACCCGCTACATCTACGACTTCTCCGCGTGGGAGGTCTTCGCCACCCTCTCCCACGGCGCCACCCTGGTCGCCCCGGAGCTCGCCAACTACCCGGACTTCCACGAGCTGGCCGAATCGCTGGGGCGGCTCCGGATCACCCACGCGCACTTCGTGCCGTCCGTGCTCGCCGGCGTGACCGGGCGTGAGGCCTTCGCCGGCTGCGACACGCTCTCCGTCCTCTTCTCCGGCGGCGAGACCCTCACCAACGACCTGGCACAGCGGGTGCGTTCACTCTCGGACGCCACCCTCTACAACCAGTACGGCCCCACCGAGACCTGCGTCGACTCGACGTTCCACCGTTACGAGGCGGACGAAGCGGCCGGCTCCGTACCCATCGGCACGTCGATCGACGACACCCGGCTGTACGTGCTCGACGAGGCACTCGCCCCGGTGCCGGACGGCACCGAGGGGGAGCTCTACGTATCCGGTCCGGGCGTGGCGACCGGATACCTCGGACGGCCCGGCCTCACCGCCGAACGGTTCCTGCCCGATCCGTATCGCGGCGAGGCGGGCGCGCGCATGTACCGCACCGGCGACCTCGTCGTACGGCGCGGGGACGGAGCCCTGGAGTTCCGCGGCCGTGCGGACCTCCAGGTGAACCTGCGCGGCATCCGGGTCGAACTCGAAGAGGTCGAGAGCGTCCTGGCCCTGGACGACGACGTCGTCGCCGCGGTCGCCGCGGTCGTCGGCGACGACAGCCCGGCGCTCGTCGCGATGGTCTTCGCGGCGGAGGGCGCGGTGGTCGACCCGGCCAAGGTCCGCGGGGCCGCCCAGCGCCGGCTGCCCGCCGCCCTCGTGCCGGACCAGGTCTTCCTGGGCGAGCGCCCGCCGCTCCTGCCCAGCGGCAAGACCGACCGGGCCGCCGTCCGCGAACTCGTCCTGCGCGAACGCGGGGCCAGGAGCGCCCGGCGCGAGGAACCCGCCACGGCCGAGGACGGCGTCGAACCGTTCATCACCGGGCTCTGGCGCACCTACCTGGACGTCGACGGGTTCGGGCCGGACGAGAGCTTCTTCGAGCTCGGCGGGCACTCGCTGCTCGCCGTCGAGATGGTCAGCGAGGTCGGCGAGCACCTGGGCATCGAGGTGTCCCTGGGCGAGTTCTTCGAGGAGCCGACCGTCAGGACCGTGGTCGCCCTGGCGACTTCGGCGCTGGGGGAGAAGACGGCGGACTGAGCCCGTCCGCCCCACCCCGGCGGCCCGTCCCGAGGACGGGCCGGGCCGGTCCATCAGCGCACGACGAAAGGAGCCCTGGCCATGTCCCAGGACCGCGACGCACTCTTTCTGCAGTTGCTCCGCAGCCGCGGGCTCGACCGGCCCAGTGACGCGCCGATCGAAAAGTCCGCGAGGAGCGAGAGCCGGCTCTCCCTCGCGCAGGAACGGATGTGGTTCCTGGAACAGCTGCACCCCGAGCAGCCCACCTACCATGTGCCACTCGCCCTCCGCCTGAGCGGCGCGCTGGACGCGGAGGTGCTGCGCGCCGCGCTGGGCGACGTCGTCGCGCGACACGCGGCGCTGCGGTCGGTGTTCCCCTCGGTGGCCGGGCGCCCGCGCCAAGTGATCCGCGACGACGCGGAGTTGCCGTGGACCGTGGTGGACGTGGCGGGGCTGGGCGAAGAGGACGTACTGGCCCGGGCGGAGGAGGAGTCGCGCACCTCCTTCGACCTGGCGAAGGGGCCGCTCGTGCGGGCCTGCCTGCTGCGCTCGGCTGCGGACGACCACGTCCTGGTCGTGACCTTCCACCACATCGTCTTCGACGGCTGGTCGGTGGGCGTGTTCACCCGCGAGCTGTCGGAGTACTTCGCGGCCCGCACCGAGGGCCGCCTGCCTGCCCTCGCCGAACTCCCCATCCAGTTCGGGGACTTCGCCGAGTGGCAGCGCGACTGGCTGGACGGCGACGTCCTCCGGGAGCTGATCGACCACTGGCGGCAGGCCCTGGACGGCGCGCCGCCCGTCCTCGAACTGCCCGCCGACCGACCCCGCCCGGCCGTGGAGACCCACCGGGGCACCCACGAGCTGGTGGCCGTGCCCGCCGACCTCGTCAGCGGGCTCCGGGAGGTGTGCGCCCGCGAGGACGTGACCCTGTTCATGGTCCTGCTGGCCGCCTTCGACGTACTCCTCGCCCGCTACAGCGGCCAGGAGGACATCGTCGTCGGCACCCCGATCGCCAACCGCAACCGCGCCGAGATCGAGCCGCTGATCGGCTTCTTCGTCAACACCCTCGTACTGCGTACCGACATCGGCGGCGACCCCACCGTCAGCGAACTGCTGAGCCGGGTCCGGACCAGTGCGATCAGCGCGTACGCCAACGAGAACCTGCCGTTCGCCCGGCTGGTGGAGGAGCTGCGCCCGGAGCGCGACCTCAGCCGCTCCCCGCTGGTCCAGGTCATGTTCGCCCTGGCCAACACCCCCGAGCAGGACCCGGAGCTGACCGGACTCACCGTCCGGCCGCTCTCGGTCGAGCCGGGCGTCGCCAAGTTCGACCTGTCCGCGTTCCTGCGGGAGGAGGGCGACGAGGTCGTCGGCGGTCTGGAGTACGCCACCGACCTCTTCGACCGCGAGACGGTGCTGCGGTTCTGGGACCACTACCTGATGCTGCTGCGGTCCCTGGCCGACGCCGAGCCGGGCGCGCGGACCTCCTCCCTCGCGCTGATCCCGGACGGCGAGCGGCGCCTGCTGACCGAGGGCTGGAACGCCACCGAGCGCACCTGGCCCGGCGCCCCCGAGACCCTGCACGGGCTGTTCGAGGCCCAGGCCGCCCGTACTCCGGACGCCACCGCCGTCGTCCACGGCGAGGTCGGTCTCACCTACCGGGAGCTCGACGCCGCCGCGAACCGGCTCGCCCGCCGACTGTCCGAGCGGGGCGTGGGCCCCGAGTCCGTCGTCGGCCTGTACTGCGACCGCGGCCCCGAGCTGATCACCGCCCTGCTGGCCGTCCTCAAGGCCGGTGCGGCCTATCTCCCGCTCGACCCCGCCCAGCCGCAGCCGCGCCTCGCACACATGCTGCGCGACTCCGGCACCCGCCTCGTCCTCACCCAGGACCGGCTCGCCGCGCAACTCCCCGAGGACGCGGCCACGTTGAGCGTCGACCGGAGGGACGACGGTCCGTCGCCGACGGCGGCCCCCGCCGACACGGCGGGCGCCGGCTCCCTCGCGTACGTCATCTACACCTCCGGGTCCACCGGTGTGCCCAAGGGCGTCGCGATCGAGCACCGGGCCGTCGTCAACCTCATCCAGGGCCTCTGCGACGACATCGGCCTCGGCCCCGGGGACCGGCTGCTCGCCGTCACCACCCCTGCCTTCGACATCGCCGCGCTCGAACTGCTCGGCCCGCTCGCCCGCGGGGCGACCGTCGTACTAGCCGACCGCGAGACCGTCTCGGACGGCCGCCTCCTCGGCCCCTTCATCACCGCCTGCGGCGCCACCGTCATGCAGGCGACGCCCTCGCTGTGGCGGATGCTCCTGGACAGCGGCTGGGCCGGCGACCCGAAGGTGCGGGTGCTGTGCGGCGGCGAGGCCCTGCCACCGGAACTGCTGGACCGGCTGCTACCGCTCGTCGCCGGGGTGCACAACGTCTACGGGCCGACCGAGACCACGGTGTGGTCCCTGGCCACCGCCCTGGACCGGTCCTGTGGCGGTGGTGCCACCGTCCCGATCGGCCGGCCCCTCGCCAACACCCGGGCCTACGTCGTCGACCGGGCCATGGAGCTCGTTCCCCTCGGCGTGCCCGGCGAACTCTGCATCGGCGGCCGGGGCGTCGCCCGCGGCTACGTCGGCCTGCCCGCCCTGACCGCCGAGCGCTTCGTGCCGGACCCGTACGGCGGCGACGGCGGCAGGCTCTACCGGACCGGCGACATCGTGCGGTACCGCCCGGACGGCCGCATGGAGTTCCTCGGCCGCTCCGACCACCAGGTCAAGCTGCGCGGCTTCCGGATCGAGCTCAACGAGATCCAGAACGTGCTGCTCCAGCACCCCGAGGTCGACAGCGCCGTCGCGGTGCTGCGCGAGGACCGGCCCGGCGACGCCCGGATCATCGGCTACATCACGGCCCACGAGCCCGAGCTCCGCACGGCCGGGCTGCGCCAGTGGCTGGCCGAACGGCTGCCCGAGTACATGGTCCCCGCACTGCTGGTCCAGCTCGACGCACTGCCCCAGACCGCCAACGGCAAGATCGACCGGAACGCGCTGCCCGTCCCCGGCGAGCAGCGCTCCGGCTCCGACGACGCCTACGTCGCACCCCGCTCCGACCAGGAGCAGAAGCTCGTCGACCTGTTCGCCGACGTCCTGGACCTGCCCGCACAGCGGATCGGCGTCCATGACGACTTCTTCGCACTCGGCGGACAGTCGCTGCTCGCCGTCGCGCTGATCTCCCGGGTCTGCTCCGCCTTCGGGGTCGACCTGCCGCTGAGCGCCCTGTTCACCGCGCGCACCGTCGCCGCGTTCCTGCCCGTCGTGCTGGCCGGCCGGCCCGTGGAGAGTGCGGGCGCCGACAGCCCCGACGAGTTCGACTTCTTCGCCATTCCGCGCGCCCCGCGCGACGCTCCGCTGCCACTGGCCATCGCCCAGGAACGCCTGTGGTTCTTCGAGAAGCTGCGCCCCGGCACGGCCGCGTACAACGAGCCGCTGGTCCTGCGCCTGGGCGGCGCGCTCGACGCCGGGCTGCTGCGCGGCGCGGTGGAGGACGTCGTCGCCCGGCACGAGGCGCTGCGCTCCACGTTCCCCTCCGTGGGAGGCAGGCCCCGCCAGGTGGTCGACGAGGCCTTCGCCCTCCCGTGGTCCGTGGTGGACATGCCGGGCGCGGACCGTCAGGCGCTGATCGCCCGCGCCGAACAGGAGACCCGCGCCCCCTTCGACCTGGCGAAGGGCCCGCTGGTGCGGGCCTGTCTGCTCCGGGTCGCGCCGCAGGACCACGTCCTGGTCCTGACGATCCACCATGCCGTGTTCGACGGCTGGTCGCTCGGGATACTCCTGCGTGAGCTCGAGGAGTGCTTCGCGGCCCGCACCGAGGGCCGCGGTCCGAAGCTCCCCGACCTTCCGGTGCAGTACGGGGACTACGCCGTATGGCAGCGGGAGTGGCTCGCCGACGGGGTGCTGGAGGACCTGGCCGACTACTGGCGCGAGACGCTCGAAGGCGCGCCGCCGGTCCTGGAGCTGCCCGCCGACCACCCCCGCCCCGCCGTCCAGTCGCACCGGGGCGTGCACGAGGCCACCGTGCTGCCCGCGGACCTCACCGAGGGGCTGCGGGAGCTGTGCAAGCGGGAGGAGGTCACCATGTTCATGGTCCTGCTGACCGCCTTCAAGATCCTGCTCGCCCGCTACAGCGGCCAGGAGGACGTGGTCGTCGGCACCCCGGTCGCCAACCGCAACCGCGTCGAGATCGAGTCGCTCATCGGCTTCTTCGTCAACACCCTCGTGCTGCGCACCGACTTGAGCGGCGACCCCTCGGTCCTCGACGTCCTGGACCGGGTGCGTGACACGGCGATCGGCGCGTACGCCAACCAGGACATGCCGTACGCGGAGCTCGTCAAGGAACTGCGGCCGCCGCGCGACCCCAGCCGTTCCCCGCTCGTCCAGGTCATGTTCGCCCTGGCCAACACCCCCGACCACGAACCGGAGCTGACCGGGCTCACCGTCGACCAGTTCGACGCCGAACAGGGCGTGGCCCGCTTCGACCTGTCACTGCTCGTCAAGGAGCGGGACGACGTGATCGCCGTGGCACTGGAGTACTGCACGGACCTCTTCGAACCGGCCACGGCCAGGCGTCTGCTGGCCGACTACACCCAGGTGATCGTGGAGATGCTGCGGGCCCCGGACGCACCTCTCTCCCAGCTGAACGGAATCTCGCGGTGACCGACGAACGCCCCGCCGCCGGCTGTCTGCACGAACTCTTCGAGCGCCAGGCCGACCGCACGCCCGACTCCGTCGCCGTCATCTGCGACGACGAGAAGCTCACCTACCGGGAACTGGAGCAACGCGCCAACCGGCTGGCCCACCGGCTGCGCCGACAGGGCATGGGCCGGGAGGACGTCGTCGGTCTGTGCCTGGAACGGTCGCTGGACCTGGTCGTCGCGATGCTCGGCGTCCTCAAGGCCGGGGCCGCCTACCTGCCGGTCGATCCGCTGCTCACGCCCGCCGACCGGGCCGCCTTCGTGTTCGCGGACGCCGGGGCACGGCTCGTGGTGACCCGGCAGGGCCTCGCCGAGGGCCTGCACGCACCGGCCGTGATCTTCATGGACCAGGACGAGCCGCGACCGGCCGACGAACCCGCCGACCGGTGCGCCGGCGACGCGCTGCCCGGTTCCCTCGCATACCTGATCTACACCTCGGGGTCCACCGGCGTCCCGAAGGGTGTGATGGTGACCCACGAGGCGATCGTCAACCAGGTGGGCTGGATCACCACCGAGCTGCTGGCCGGGCACCCGGTCCGATTCCTGCAGGGCGTCTCCGCGGCGTTCGACGCGGCGATGATCGACCTGTACGCCCCGCTGGCGAACGGCGGTGCCGTGGTCATGGCACCGCCCGACCTGACCGCGGCCGGACTCGAACTGCGGGACCTGCTGATCGCCCACCGGGTCGAGGCGGTCAACCTCACCCCGCAGGTGGTCTCCACCCTGCTGGAGACCGGGCAGTTCGACGGCACCGCGATGCGGTGGATCCTCACCGGCGGCGAGGTGCTGCGCGACGAACTCGTCCTGCGGTGCCGCGAGATGCTGCCCGGCGTCGCGTTCCACAACGTGTACGGACCCACCGAGGCCACGGTCAACGCCACCTCGTACGCGGCCGACCGCCCGGTCGACGGGCCGTCCGTGCCCATCGGGGAGCCGATCACCAACGTACGGACCTACGTGGTCGACGAGGAGCTGCGCCGGGTGGCCCCCGGCGGCCGCGGCGAGCTGCTGATCGGCGGCACCGGACTCGCCCGGGGATACGCGGGCCACCCCGCCCTCACCGCCGAGCGCTTCGTGCCCGATCCGTTCAGCGGCGAGACGGGCGCGCGCCTGTACCGCACCGGGGACCTGGTCCACCTGCGCGCGGACGGCGCCATCGAGTACGAGGGCCGCCTGGACCGGCAGGTGAAGATCCGGGGCTACCGCATCGAGCTCGGCGAGATCGAG
Coding sequences within it:
- a CDS encoding non-ribosomal peptide synthetase; this translates as MSGSVLDQIRRTIAESPGSTAIEGPAGALDYAGFGLRAEALAARLRAHGVATGAPVAVLASPSQEGVIALVAVAMAGAAYVPLCPSLPGDRLRAMVEDSGARLLVHTGATAPLATLGVPALPVLDDSAHDTSQPPVPVPAESPVSVIYTSGSTGRPKGVLIPHRALANRVAWGQRVYPLGAGDRVLHHTRYIYDFSAWEVFATLSHGATLVAPELANYPDFHELAESLGRLRITHAHFVPSVLAGVTGREAFAGCDTLSVLFSGGETLTNDLAQRVRSLSDATLYNQYGPTETCVDSTFHRYEADEAAGSVPIGTSIDDTRLYVLDEALAPVPDGTEGELYVSGPGVATGYLGRPGLTAERFLPDPYRGEAGARMYRTGDLVVRRGDGALEFRGRADLQVNLRGIRVELEEVESVLALDDDVVAAVAAVVGDDSPALVAMVFAAEGAVVDPAKVRGAAQRRLPAALVPDQVFLGERPPLLPSGKTDRAAVRELVLRERGARSARREEPATAEDGVEPFITGLWRTYLDVDGFGPDESFFELGGHSLLAVEMVSEVGEHLGIEVSLGEFFEEPTVRTVVALATSALGEKTAD
- a CDS encoding non-ribosomal peptide synthetase, which gives rise to MSQDRDALFLQLLRSRGLDRPSDAPIEKSARSESRLSLAQERMWFLEQLHPEQPTYHVPLALRLSGALDAEVLRAALGDVVARHAALRSVFPSVAGRPRQVIRDDAELPWTVVDVAGLGEEDVLARAEEESRTSFDLAKGPLVRACLLRSAADDHVLVVTFHHIVFDGWSVGVFTRELSEYFAARTEGRLPALAELPIQFGDFAEWQRDWLDGDVLRELIDHWRQALDGAPPVLELPADRPRPAVETHRGTHELVAVPADLVSGLREVCAREDVTLFMVLLAAFDVLLARYSGQEDIVVGTPIANRNRAEIEPLIGFFVNTLVLRTDIGGDPTVSELLSRVRTSAISAYANENLPFARLVEELRPERDLSRSPLVQVMFALANTPEQDPELTGLTVRPLSVEPGVAKFDLSAFLREEGDEVVGGLEYATDLFDRETVLRFWDHYLMLLRSLADAEPGARTSSLALIPDGERRLLTEGWNATERTWPGAPETLHGLFEAQAARTPDATAVVHGEVGLTYRELDAAANRLARRLSERGVGPESVVGLYCDRGPELITALLAVLKAGAAYLPLDPAQPQPRLAHMLRDSGTRLVLTQDRLAAQLPEDAATLSVDRRDDGPSPTAAPADTAGAGSLAYVIYTSGSTGVPKGVAIEHRAVVNLIQGLCDDIGLGPGDRLLAVTTPAFDIAALELLGPLARGATVVLADRETVSDGRLLGPFITACGATVMQATPSLWRMLLDSGWAGDPKVRVLCGGEALPPELLDRLLPLVAGVHNVYGPTETTVWSLATALDRSCGGGATVPIGRPLANTRAYVVDRAMELVPLGVPGELCIGGRGVARGYVGLPALTAERFVPDPYGGDGGRLYRTGDIVRYRPDGRMEFLGRSDHQVKLRGFRIELNEIQNVLLQHPEVDSAVAVLREDRPGDARIIGYITAHEPELRTAGLRQWLAERLPEYMVPALLVQLDALPQTANGKIDRNALPVPGEQRSGSDDAYVAPRSDQEQKLVDLFADVLDLPAQRIGVHDDFFALGGQSLLAVALISRVCSAFGVDLPLSALFTARTVAAFLPVVLAGRPVESAGADSPDEFDFFAIPRAPRDAPLPLAIAQERLWFFEKLRPGTAAYNEPLVLRLGGALDAGLLRGAVEDVVARHEALRSTFPSVGGRPRQVVDEAFALPWSVVDMPGADRQALIARAEQETRAPFDLAKGPLVRACLLRVAPQDHVLVLTIHHAVFDGWSLGILLRELEECFAARTEGRGPKLPDLPVQYGDYAVWQREWLADGVLEDLADYWRETLEGAPPVLELPADHPRPAVQSHRGVHEATVLPADLTEGLRELCKREEVTMFMVLLTAFKILLARYSGQEDVVVGTPVANRNRVEIESLIGFFVNTLVLRTDLSGDPSVLDVLDRVRDTAIGAYANQDMPYAELVKELRPPRDPSRSPLVQVMFALANTPDHEPELTGLTVDQFDAEQGVARFDLSLLVKERDDVIAVALEYCTDLFEPATARRLLADYTQVIVEMLRAPDAPLSQLNGISR